Proteins encoded together in one Maricaulis maris window:
- a CDS encoding universal stress protein — protein MPESSRKFLVVADDSSECRTALYFAARRAQATGAHVAILATHEPGDFSHWIGVAETAKREAETAAETLLESMAEDAEAITGERPELLLREGDRRTVLSELLEEDPLISLLVLATSANGDGPGPMVTALARGKGLFSGRAVPVTVVPGDMDTAEIDALV, from the coding sequence ATGCCTGAGAGCTCGCGCAAATTCCTGGTTGTTGCCGATGACAGTTCCGAGTGTCGGACTGCGCTCTATTTTGCCGCGCGGCGGGCCCAGGCTACCGGGGCCCATGTCGCCATCCTCGCAACGCATGAGCCGGGTGATTTCAGCCATTGGATCGGCGTCGCCGAGACCGCCAAGCGGGAAGCGGAGACCGCGGCTGAGACGCTGCTCGAGTCGATGGCCGAAGATGCCGAGGCCATCACAGGCGAGCGTCCGGAGCTGCTTCTGCGTGAGGGCGACCGGCGGACGGTCCTGTCTGAATTGCTGGAAGAGGATCCGCTGATTTCGCTGCTGGTCCTGGCCACGTCGGCGAATGGCGATGGGCCGGGCCCGATGGTCACCGCTCTGGCCCGCGGGAAGGGTCTGTTTTCGGGGCGTGCCGTCCCGGTCACGGTCGTGCCGGGCGATATGGATACCGCCGAGATCGACGCCCTCGTCTGA
- a CDS encoding NifU family protein, protein MFIQTEATPNPNTLKFLPGREIAPDGPREFESEEDAADAPLAADLFLVDGVSGVFFGEDFIAVTKTDAYEWDHIKPFLLGAIMDGLQSGRPLMGAAQSESGHANYAGEDEGLVKEIIELIDTRVRPAVAQDGGDILFHSYLADSGIVRLKMRGACAGCPSSTMTLKSGIENLLKHYIPEIQSVEAVE, encoded by the coding sequence ATGTTTATCCAGACTGAAGCCACGCCGAATCCAAACACGCTGAAATTCCTCCCGGGTCGCGAGATCGCGCCGGACGGGCCGCGCGAGTTCGAGAGTGAGGAGGATGCCGCGGACGCTCCGCTGGCGGCTGACCTTTTCCTCGTCGATGGTGTGAGCGGTGTGTTCTTCGGAGAAGACTTCATCGCCGTCACCAAAACCGACGCTTATGAGTGGGATCATATCAAACCCTTCCTGCTCGGAGCGATCATGGACGGCCTGCAATCGGGTCGGCCCTTGATGGGCGCTGCCCAGAGCGAGAGTGGTCACGCCAATTACGCCGGAGAGGATGAGGGCCTGGTCAAGGAGATCATCGAGTTGATCGATACCCGGGTCCGCCCGGCTGTTGCCCAGGATGGTGGAGATATCCTCTTCCACTCCTACCTTGCTGACAGCGGCATTGTGCGTCTGAAAATGCGTGGCGCCTGCGCCGGCTGCCCATCCTCGACGATGACGCTCAAGTCCGGAATCGAGAACCTGCTCAAGCACTACATCCCGGAAATCCAGTCGGTCGAAGCGGTCGAGTAA